In Flavobacterium sp. N1736, the following are encoded in one genomic region:
- a CDS encoding thiol-activated cytolysin family protein translates to MKDKMKKTAILAFAISAALFISCSDDNKNNDPKATLDNLQPIVFTEKADKVLSSKKTGTQELNPTTGNKEYVYLTEVEKQTTLSPLSIINEENLDVIYPGSILRGSSFMNAAYDPLVLKNAFKPVTLSMSLRGDLGMSANILPTYSEITNATNILVNKNKNLIDYNAVPTYYECQSDEITTENSFKKALDAHLNVNVLGGMVKANFGYTQNSGSTNTKSYVMVKVRQRLYSMTIDPKYYADWIDGDISANNFGTHEPVYVSNVDYGRVAYILIETTKDEAYNNKMVKASVGVALKVVDIGVDVNYSEEFKSLFAQNKVKVMIVGGPIDLGGKVTDYNSFVKFLQSPSSSDLVSSSALISYKIRRLKDNTEVEVKDMYTQQFTELKPN, encoded by the coding sequence ATGAAAGACAAAATGAAAAAAACAGCCATTTTAGCTTTTGCTATTAGTGCCGCATTATTCATTTCTTGCAGTGATGATAATAAAAACAACGATCCTAAAGCTACTTTAGACAATTTACAGCCTATAGTTTTTACAGAAAAAGCGGATAAGGTGCTAAGTTCTAAAAAAACCGGAACGCAGGAACTCAATCCTACAACAGGCAATAAAGAATATGTTTATCTTACAGAGGTAGAAAAACAAACGACACTTTCGCCTTTGTCTATAATAAATGAGGAAAATTTGGATGTAATTTATCCCGGAAGTATTTTGCGCGGTTCCAGTTTTATGAATGCAGCTTATGATCCGTTAGTGCTTAAAAATGCTTTTAAACCTGTTACTTTATCAATGTCTTTAAGAGGAGATTTAGGTATGAGTGCGAACATTCTTCCTACATATAGTGAGATAACAAATGCTACAAATATTTTAGTTAACAAAAATAAAAATCTTATTGACTATAATGCTGTACCAACATATTATGAATGTCAAAGTGATGAGATTACAACAGAGAATAGTTTTAAAAAAGCACTTGATGCTCATTTAAATGTAAATGTATTGGGCGGTATGGTAAAAGCAAATTTTGGTTATACACAAAATAGCGGCTCAACAAACACCAAGTCTTATGTAATGGTAAAAGTAAGACAACGTTTGTATAGTATGACTATTGATCCAAAATACTATGCAGACTGGATTGATGGAGATATTAGCGCAAACAATTTTGGAACGCATGAACCGGTATATGTAAGCAATGTAGATTATGGCCGAGTTGCTTATATATTGATAGAAACTACAAAAGATGAAGCTTATAACAATAAAATGGTGAAAGCATCTGTAGGTGTGGCTCTAAAAGTTGTAGATATTGGTGTCGATGTAAACTATTCGGAAGAGTTTAAAAGCTTATTTGCACAAAATAAAGTAAAAGTTATGATCGTAGGAGGACCAATTGATTTAGGAGGAAAAGTAACAGATTACAATAGTTTTGTAAAATTTTTACAATCTCCTAGTTCTTCAGATTTAGTTTCTTCATCTGCGCTAATATCGTACAAAATACGCAGATTAAAAGACAATACCGAAGTTGAAGTAAAAGATATGTATACGCAACAATTTACAGAATTAAAACCAAACTAA
- a CDS encoding suppressor of fused domain protein, whose amino-acid sequence MTLEEYKKEFSDDDAVGWLSIDKEFETLYPGQEPKHFAPAISYMLGGESPLDGVSIYESKKQTDHFHFITYGFSELYYNEEKLDSEFSKWGFEITFRLKPFEADNGNPSWAIALLQNIAKYVFDSGNWFEEFHYMPANGPIRLDTETDITALLFVSDPEIPKKQTPHGEVSFLQIVGITSDEYENLKKNPETVEELVAKLQESNPLLITDLTRK is encoded by the coding sequence ATGACATTAGAAGAATACAAAAAAGAATTTTCAGATGATGACGCTGTTGGTTGGTTATCAATCGATAAAGAATTCGAAACACTTTATCCAGGTCAGGAACCAAAACATTTTGCTCCGGCAATAAGTTATATGCTTGGTGGAGAAAGTCCGCTTGACGGAGTAAGTATTTATGAAAGTAAAAAACAAACCGATCACTTTCATTTTATCACGTATGGCTTTTCAGAATTATATTATAATGAAGAAAAACTAGACAGCGAATTTAGCAAATGGGGATTTGAAATCACTTTTAGATTAAAACCTTTTGAAGCAGATAATGGAAATCCAAGCTGGGCAATTGCCTTGCTGCAAAATATTGCTAAATATGTATTTGATAGTGGAAATTGGTTTGAAGAGTTTCATTACATGCCAGCAAATGGTCCAATAAGACTTGATACTGAAACAGATATTACGGCATTACTTTTTGTATCAGATCCTGAAATTCCGAAAAAACAAACACCGCATGGCGAAGTTTCGTTTTTACAAATCGTGGGAATAACTTCTGATGAATACGAAAACTTAAAGAAGAATCCGGAAACGGTCGAAGAATTAGTAGCAAAACTACAAGAAAGTAATCCTTTATTAATTACTGATTTAACGAGAAAGTAA
- the lpdA gene encoding dihydrolipoyl dehydrogenase produces MKYDVIVLGSGPGGYVTAIRASQLGFKVAIVEKENLGGVCLNWGCIPTKALLKSAQVFDYLKHASDYGLKVSEFDKDFPAVIQRSRSVADGMSKGVQFLMKKNKIDVIEGFGKLKPGKKLDVTDKDNKVTEYSADHIIIATGARSRELPNLPQDGVKVIGYRQAMSLPTQPKSMIIVGSGAIGVEFAHFYNSMGTEVTIVEFMPNVVPVEDEDISKQMERSMKKAGVKIMTNSSVEKIDTTGTGVKATVKTAKGEEILEAEILLSAVGIKTNIENIGLEEVGIAVDKDKILVNAYNQTNIPGYYAIGDVTPGQALAHVASAEGINCVEKIAGLHVDPIDYGNVPGCTYATPEIASVGLTEKQAKEKGYELKIGKFPFSASGKAKAAGAADGFVKVIFDAKYGEWLGCHMIGAGVTDMIAEAVVARKLETTGHEILKSIHPHPTMSEAVMEAVADAYGEVIHL; encoded by the coding sequence ATGAAATACGACGTTATTGTTTTAGGAAGTGGTCCTGGCGGATATGTAACAGCAATTAGAGCTTCACAATTAGGCTTTAAAGTAGCTATAGTTGAAAAAGAAAACCTTGGTGGTGTATGTTTAAACTGGGGATGTATCCCAACAAAAGCATTATTAAAATCAGCTCAGGTTTTTGATTATTTAAAACACGCTTCTGATTACGGATTAAAAGTTTCTGAATTTGATAAAGATTTCCCTGCAGTTATACAACGTAGCCGTAGTGTTGCTGACGGAATGAGCAAAGGAGTTCAGTTCTTGATGAAAAAAAACAAAATTGACGTTATCGAAGGTTTCGGAAAACTAAAACCAGGTAAAAAACTTGACGTTACAGATAAAGATAATAAAGTAACTGAATATAGCGCTGATCATATTATTATTGCTACAGGAGCTCGCTCTCGTGAGTTGCCAAACTTACCACAAGATGGTGTAAAAGTAATAGGATATCGTCAGGCAATGTCATTGCCAACACAGCCAAAATCTATGATTATTGTAGGTTCCGGAGCAATTGGGGTTGAGTTCGCTCACTTTTATAACTCAATGGGAACTGAGGTTACTATTGTAGAATTTATGCCAAACGTTGTTCCTGTTGAAGATGAAGACATCTCGAAACAAATGGAACGTTCAATGAAAAAAGCAGGTGTAAAAATTATGACCAACTCATCTGTAGAGAAAATTGATACTACAGGAACTGGCGTAAAAGCAACTGTAAAAACAGCAAAAGGAGAAGAAATTCTTGAGGCTGAAATTTTACTTTCGGCAGTTGGAATTAAAACAAATATTGAAAACATAGGTCTTGAAGAAGTTGGAATCGCTGTTGACAAAGATAAAATCTTAGTAAACGCTTACAACCAAACTAATATTCCTGGTTACTACGCAATTGGAGACGTTACTCCGGGTCAGGCTTTGGCTCACGTAGCATCTGCAGAAGGAATTAACTGTGTAGAAAAAATTGCAGGTTTACACGTAGATCCAATCGATTACGGAAACGTTCCGGGTTGTACTTATGCAACTCCAGAAATTGCTTCTGTAGGTTTAACTGAAAAACAAGCTAAAGAAAAAGGATACGAATTAAAAATTGGTAAATTCCCATTTTCAGCTTCAGGAAAAGCAAAAGCTGCCGGTGCTGCTGACGGATTCGTAAAAGTAATCTTCGATGCAAAATACGGAGAATGGTTAGGATGCCACATGATTGGTGCAGGAGTTACAGATATGATTGCTGAAGCAGTTGTAGCCCGTAAACTAGAAACTACTGGTCATGAAATTCTAAAATCTATTCACCCACACCCAACAATGAGCGAGGCTGTTATGGAAGCTGTTGCAGATGCTTACGGCGAAGTAATTCACTTGTAA
- a CDS encoding arginase family protein → MKDAYIVEFPSNLGLKEPQPGKEPGVKKLPDWLWKNNLHKAINPKDIIRLDAPKYTNVRDTETKILNTNSLIDYAREQAYLINNLLTQNKFPFILGGDCSILLGSAIALKQKGNYGLFYLDGHTDFMNVSLSETGGVGGMAASIVTGNGHEKLTNILNLSPYIKEENLWCVGNREYDDEYENEIRNSSATYISLNELRKRGILNCIESFLSEVKNKNLDGFWLHIDVDVLNDEIMPCVDSRTPDGLTYDEFNELTSYLFQSDKLSGLEITILDPDLDLTGQYTKDFVSNISNTFNLSQKNIL, encoded by the coding sequence ATGAAAGACGCATATATTGTTGAATTTCCATCAAATTTAGGTTTAAAAGAACCGCAACCGGGAAAAGAACCGGGCGTAAAAAAATTACCGGACTGGTTGTGGAAAAATAATTTGCATAAAGCCATTAATCCAAAAGACATAATTAGGCTTGATGCTCCAAAATATACAAATGTTAGAGATACTGAAACTAAAATTCTCAACACAAATTCCTTAATTGATTATGCCAGAGAACAAGCGTATTTAATCAATAATTTACTTACTCAAAATAAATTTCCTTTCATACTTGGCGGCGATTGCAGCATTCTTTTAGGATCGGCAATAGCTTTAAAACAAAAAGGAAACTACGGATTATTCTACCTTGACGGACATACTGATTTTATGAATGTTTCACTATCCGAAACCGGAGGCGTTGGCGGAATGGCGGCTTCTATAGTTACAGGAAACGGACATGAAAAACTAACCAATATTCTTAATTTATCGCCTTACATAAAAGAAGAAAACCTTTGGTGCGTGGGCAATCGCGAATACGATGACGAATATGAAAATGAAATTCGAAATTCTTCTGCCACTTATATCAGCCTGAATGAATTGCGAAAAAGAGGTATTCTAAATTGTATCGAATCTTTTCTTTCAGAAGTTAAAAACAAAAATCTCGATGGTTTTTGGCTTCACATTGATGTTGATGTTTTAAATGATGAAATAATGCCCTGCGTAGACAGTCGAACTCCGGATGGTCTTACTTATGATGAATTTAATGAACTTACCTCCTATTTATTTCAAAGTGATAAATTAAGCGGACTTGAAATTACAATTCTGGATCCTGATTTGGATTTAACGGGTCAATACACAAAAGATTTCGTTTCGAATATTAGCAATACTTTCAATTTATCTCAAAAAAATATTTTATGA
- a CDS encoding SRPBCC family protein — translation MKSNLLMDFTVNKETNTVNVKREFDASIANVWSAWTEPEILDQWWAPAPWKSKTKKMNFKEGGQRLYAMVGPEGEEHWAIADFTSITPKTNFKYLDAFCDSEGNLNVDFPRSDWDVSFSEQNGATIVDIAIKHENLSDLEKIIEMGFKEGFTIAMEGLDAIFASKK, via the coding sequence ATGAAATCTAATCTTTTAATGGACTTTACTGTAAACAAAGAAACCAACACAGTTAATGTAAAACGAGAATTTGATGCATCTATTGCTAACGTTTGGTCTGCCTGGACAGAACCTGAAATTCTGGACCAATGGTGGGCTCCTGCTCCATGGAAATCAAAAACAAAAAAAATGAATTTTAAAGAAGGCGGTCAGCGTTTATATGCAATGGTTGGTCCTGAAGGTGAAGAACATTGGGCAATAGCAGATTTTACCTCAATTACGCCAAAAACAAATTTTAAATATCTGGATGCTTTTTGCGATAGCGAAGGCAATTTAAATGTAGATTTTCCACGTTCTGATTGGGATGTAAGTTTTAGCGAGCAAAATGGTGCAACAATTGTTGACATTGCCATTAAACACGAAAACTTATCTGATCTTGAAAAAATAATCGAAATGGGATTCAAAGAAGGATTTACAATCGCAATGGAAGGATTAGATGCGATTTTTGCATCTAAAAAATAA
- a CDS encoding thiol-activated cytolysin family protein encodes MKNKMKKTTILALAISAAFFISCSDDNKDNDSNVTLDNLQPVVFAAKEDKVLSSKKTGTQELNPKTGNNEYVYLTEVEKQTTLSPLSIINGANLDVIYPGSILRGSSFMNAAYDPLVLKNAFKPVNLSMSLRGDLLVNISTLPIPSAVRNTINGLVSIKKEFIDFDAIPTYYEYQSDQITTENSFKKALDAHLNVNVLGGLVKANFGYTQNSGSTNTKSYVMVKVRQHLYSMTIDPKYYTDWIDGDISANNFGTHEPVYVSNVDYGRVAYILIETTKNEEYNNKMVQASVGVALKVVDIGVDVNYSEEFKKLFAQNKVKVVIVGGPLDLGGKVTDYNSFVNFLQSPTTNDLVVSSAPISYKIRRLKDNTEVEVKDMYTQQFTELKAN; translated from the coding sequence ATGAAAAACAAAATGAAAAAAACAACCATTTTAGCTTTGGCCATTAGCGCCGCATTCTTTATTTCTTGTAGTGATGATAATAAAGACAATGATTCTAATGTTACTTTAGACAATTTACAACCCGTAGTTTTTGCAGCTAAAGAGGATAAAGTGCTAAGTTCTAAAAAAACGGGAACACAGGAACTAAATCCTAAAACGGGTAACAACGAATATGTTTATCTTACAGAAGTAGAAAAACAAACGACACTTTCGCCTTTGTCTATTATAAATGGGGCAAATTTGGATGTAATTTATCCCGGAAGTATTTTGCGCGGTTCCAGTTTTATGAATGCAGCTTATGATCCGTTAGTGCTTAAAAATGCTTTTAAGCCTGTAAATTTATCTATGTCGTTGAGGGGAGATCTTTTAGTTAATATAAGCACATTGCCCATTCCTAGTGCAGTCAGAAATACAATTAACGGTTTAGTCAGCATAAAAAAAGAATTTATTGATTTTGATGCTATTCCTACTTATTATGAATATCAAAGTGATCAGATTACAACAGAGAATAGTTTTAAAAAAGCTCTTGATGCTCATTTAAATGTAAATGTATTGGGCGGTTTGGTAAAAGCAAATTTTGGTTATACACAAAATAGCGGCTCGACAAACACCAAATCTTATGTAATGGTAAAAGTAAGACAGCATTTATATAGTATGACTATTGACCCTAAGTATTATACAGACTGGATTGATGGAGATATTAGCGCAAACAATTTTGGAACGCATGAACCTGTATATGTAAGCAATGTAGATTATGGCAGAGTTGCTTATATATTAATAGAAACTACCAAAAATGAAGAATACAACAATAAGATGGTTCAGGCATCTGTAGGTGTAGCTCTAAAAGTTGTAGATATTGGTGTAGATGTAAACTACTCTGAAGAATTTAAAAAATTGTTTGCACAAAACAAAGTAAAAGTTGTAATTGTAGGTGGACCTTTAGATTTAGGAGGAAAAGTTACAGATTATAATAGTTTCGTGAATTTCTTGCAATCACCTACTACAAACGACTTAGTAGTTTCTTCTGCTCCAATATCATACAAAATACGCAGATTAAAAGACAATACCGAAGTTGAAGTAAAAGATATGTATACGCAACAATTTACTGAATTAAAAGCAAATTAA
- a CDS encoding HNH endonuclease, with protein MPQRFYPNEEFKEIEINASLQLRYAISNRGRLISFSDEIENGRILKGGLSDGYPTFRFKIKKDDKIVNKYLFLYKLVAQYFIPKQSEEQTYVLHLDYNRSNDDVKNLRWATKAEMMAHSRKSPRVIQAKKNLIEHNLKADGRKLTTTKVMLIKKILGRPEQKTRLKMIAKQFGVSEMQIRRIASGENWGHVKV; from the coding sequence ATGCCACAAAGATTTTATCCTAACGAAGAATTTAAAGAAATAGAAATAAACGCTTCATTACAACTTCGATACGCTATTTCAAACAGAGGCCGTTTAATTAGTTTTTCTGACGAAATTGAAAACGGACGAATATTAAAAGGAGGTTTAAGCGACGGTTATCCTACCTTTAGATTCAAGATTAAAAAAGATGATAAGATTGTCAACAAATATTTGTTTTTATACAAATTGGTTGCTCAATATTTTATTCCGAAACAATCTGAAGAACAAACTTATGTTTTACATCTCGATTACAACCGAAGTAATGATGATGTAAAAAATTTACGCTGGGCTACCAAAGCCGAAATGATGGCGCACAGTCGTAAAAGTCCGCGCGTTATCCAGGCGAAAAAGAATCTGATTGAACACAATCTAAAAGCCGACGGAAGAAAATTAACTACCACAAAAGTGATGTTAATTAAGAAAATCCTTGGCAGACCAGAACAAAAAACACGTCTTAAAATGATCGCGAAGCAATTTGGCGTAAGCGAAATGCAAATTAGACGAATTGCCAGCGGAGAAAACTGGGGACACGTTAAAGTTTAA
- a CDS encoding ArsR/SmtB family transcription factor, which produces MKRDIFQAIADPTRRAILVLVTSQALTPNAIADQFDTTRQAVSKHIKILNECELLQQHKVGREIYYQLKIDKMKEIDKWLEQFKQHWENRFNQLDQVLINLKSKKNEI; this is translated from the coding sequence ATGAAACGAGATATATTTCAAGCCATTGCAGACCCAACACGCAGAGCTATTTTAGTATTAGTTACCAGTCAGGCTCTCACTCCAAATGCAATTGCAGACCAGTTTGATACGACACGTCAGGCCGTTTCTAAACATATTAAAATTCTTAACGAATGTGAATTATTACAACAACACAAAGTTGGAAGAGAAATTTATTACCAATTAAAAATTGATAAAATGAAAGAAATTGATAAATGGCTGGAACAATTTAAGCAACATTGGGAAAACCGTTTTAATCAATTAGATCAAGTATTAATTAATCTAAAATCTAAAAAAAATGAAATCTAA
- a CDS encoding copper resistance protein NlpE → MNQIKTKILALAVIGLLFVSCKNKDEQKQETNSQETEITTDGDNSKNSLDWPGTYKGTIPCADCKGIEVEIKINDDDTYSLKSTYLGKEKNQKLETGTFTWSKDGSTITTVSQDKSITTSYLVGEKKLIQLDADNKIITGSLADSYILKQVNLEN, encoded by the coding sequence ATGAATCAAATTAAAACAAAGATTTTAGCACTTGCAGTGATTGGACTGCTGTTTGTAAGTTGTAAAAATAAAGACGAACAAAAACAAGAAACCAACTCACAAGAAACAGAGATTACAACAGACGGAGACAATTCTAAAAATTCATTAGACTGGCCGGGAACTTACAAAGGAACTATACCATGCGCAGACTGCAAAGGAATAGAAGTGGAAATAAAAATAAACGATGACGACACTTATTCTTTAAAATCTACTTATCTCGGTAAAGAAAAAAATCAAAAGTTGGAAACCGGTACTTTTACATGGAGCAAAGACGGAAGCACGATTACAACTGTTTCACAAGATAAAAGCATTACAACTTCTTATTTAGTTGGCGAAAAAAAATTAATTCAATTAGACGCTGATAATAAAATAATTACAGGTTCTCTTGCTGATTCGTATATCTTAAAACAAGTAAATCTAGAAAACTAA
- a CDS encoding helix-turn-helix domain-containing protein: MTFVFMTRDILKKKIGEQIVEFREKKGWSQSDLARACKKDRQTIEKLENGKVNPTLYTLLEVSSALGISLSKLLDFS, translated from the coding sequence ATGACATTTGTTTTTATGACACGCGATATACTAAAAAAGAAGATTGGTGAACAGATTGTAGAATTTCGAGAAAAAAAGGGTTGGAGCCAATCTGACTTGGCGAGAGCTTGCAAGAAAGACCGCCAAACCATTGAAAAACTTGAAAACGGAAAAGTTAATCCAACACTTTATACTTTACTTGAGGTTTCAAGTGCTTTAGGAATTTCTTTGTCTAAATTGCTAGATTTCTCATAA
- a CDS encoding type I toxin-antitoxin system SymE family toxin produces the protein MINSRKIKIHTKYKSGMPTSTKIPVIRLEGKWLKKLGFNEGEMINIEQKKYKLIITVEKDNL, from the coding sequence ATGATAAACTCAAGAAAAATAAAAATTCACACTAAATACAAATCGGGAATGCCTACAAGTACAAAAATTCCGGTAATAAGACTTGAAGGCAAATGGCTAAAAAAACTTGGTTTCAACGAAGGAGAAATGATAAACATCGAACAAAAAAAATACAAACTCATAATTACTGTTGAGAAAGATAATTTGTAA
- a CDS encoding TPM domain-containing protein produces the protein MKKIFFIITITLFSVNNFFAQTKKETSTSSATENVFAKSYNNVNDFEKILNPDQTNSLNKTLNAFEKKTLYKILIITVSSIKPYNDIYEYTQNLDKYLDSNLRLRPTIIIVLSKQLRQIQIVGEESIRYKFSDNEAKEIVSGFAVPEFKKGDYYKGLEVTVAEIIKKLE, from the coding sequence ATGAAAAAAATATTCTTCATTATTACGATAACCTTGTTTTCAGTAAACAACTTTTTTGCCCAAACAAAAAAAGAAACAAGCACAAGTTCAGCAACAGAAAACGTTTTTGCAAAATCATATAATAACGTTAATGATTTTGAGAAAATATTAAACCCGGATCAAACCAATAGCTTAAATAAAACCTTAAATGCGTTTGAAAAAAAGACATTGTATAAAATTCTGATCATAACAGTTTCTTCCATAAAACCATACAATGATATTTATGAATATACACAAAATTTAGATAAATATCTTGACAGCAATTTAAGACTTCGACCTACAATTATCATTGTTTTAAGTAAACAATTGAGGCAAATTCAAATTGTGGGAGAAGAATCTATACGTTATAAATTTAGCGATAATGAAGCTAAAGAAATTGTTTCGGGTTTTGCAGTTCCAGAATTCAAAAAAGGAGATTATTATAAAGGTCTCGAAGTAACCGTCGCCGAAATTATAAAAAAACTGGAATAA
- a CDS encoding carbonic anhydrase — translation MKAKILMLTLILFSFIGCQKSDQNIESIDNNKKLDPLERLTQGNQRFLDERSIHPRQNKESVLQNQDTQKPFAVVITCSDSRVSPEIVFDQGIGDLFVIRNAGNLISDIDMGSIEYAIEHLDTKMIVILGHTECGAIKAYINDKDSAYKKHFNHIDDIVETISQEDEEIEADKTTPKASNYLGAIDANIKHSTKLIQDNPLIKEHNIKIVSMRYDVHTGKITQL, via the coding sequence ATGAAAGCAAAAATTTTAATGCTAACGCTAATTCTGTTTTCATTCATTGGATGTCAGAAAAGCGACCAAAACATAGAATCAATTGATAATAACAAAAAATTAGATCCTTTAGAAAGATTAACTCAGGGAAATCAGCGATTTTTAGACGAAAGATCAATTCATCCTCGTCAAAACAAAGAATCTGTTTTACAAAATCAGGACACACAAAAACCGTTTGCTGTTGTTATAACTTGCTCAGACAGCAGGGTTTCGCCAGAAATTGTTTTCGATCAGGGAATTGGAGATTTATTTGTAATTCGAAATGCCGGTAATCTGATCTCAGATATTGATATGGGAAGTATCGAATATGCGATTGAACATCTCGACACAAAAATGATTGTAATATTAGGTCATACAGAATGTGGCGCAATTAAAGCGTATATTAACGATAAAGATAGCGCGTACAAAAAGCATTTTAATCACATTGATGATATTGTAGAAACCATTTCGCAAGAAGATGAAGAAATCGAAGCAGATAAAACCACGCCTAAAGCAAGTAATTATCTTGGCGCTATTGATGCAAATATTAAACATTCGACAAAACTAATACAAGATAATCCACTTATAAAAGAGCATAATATTAAAATTGTATCAATGAGATACGATGTACATACGGGGAAAATTACACAATTGTAA
- a CDS encoding NmrA family NAD(P)-binding protein produces the protein MKIIITGSLGNISKPLATALVQKGHDITVITSDVEKQTTIENLGAKAAIGSVEDLTFLTETFTGADAVYCMIPRANYFDPNLDLDAFTRKIGNNYAQAIEKSGAKRVVFLSSIGAHLEKNSGIIQRYNEIEAMLNKLGNVGITFMRPTSFFYNLLGYVGMIKSAGIIAANYGADKMIPWVSPNDIAEAIADEITTPFDGKKVRYVASEELTGHETAQILGNAIGKPDLKWVLVSDQETLDGLTSIGIQPKIAQGLVEMYAGLYNGLLGEDYERNKPAVMGKVKLAEYAKEFAAVYNQN, from the coding sequence ATGAAAATTATAATTACAGGTTCTTTAGGGAACATCAGCAAGCCACTAGCTACGGCATTAGTGCAAAAAGGACACGACATTACGGTTATTACCAGCGATGTCGAAAAACAAACTACAATTGAAAATTTAGGGGCCAAAGCCGCAATTGGTTCTGTTGAAGATTTGACCTTCTTAACCGAGACATTTACTGGTGCAGACGCAGTATATTGCATGATTCCGCGTGCGAATTACTTTGATCCTAACCTTGATCTGGATGCTTTTACCCGCAAAATTGGAAATAATTATGCACAGGCAATTGAAAAATCGGGCGCAAAACGTGTTGTGTTTTTAAGCAGCATTGGCGCACATTTAGAGAAAAATTCCGGCATTATTCAGCGTTATAATGAAATAGAAGCCATGTTGAATAAGCTTGGGAATGTTGGTATTACATTTATGCGTCCAACTTCTTTCTTCTACAACTTATTGGGTTATGTTGGCATGATAAAATCTGCGGGTATTATTGCCGCAAATTATGGTGCAGACAAAATGATTCCATGGGTTTCGCCAAATGATATTGCCGAGGCTATTGCCGATGAAATAACAACTCCGTTTGACGGAAAAAAAGTTCGTTATGTAGCAAGCGAGGAACTTACAGGACATGAAACGGCACAAATATTAGGAAACGCAATTGGAAAACCAGATTTAAAATGGGTTTTAGTAAGCGATCAGGAAACTTTAGATGGTTTAACTTCGATTGGTATTCAGCCAAAAATAGCGCAAGGTTTGGTCGAAATGTACGCCGGACTTTACAACGGTTTATTGGGCGAAGATTATGAGCGCAACAAACCAGCCGTAATGGGAAAAGTAAAACTCGCAGAATATGCAAAAGAATTTGCTGCCGTATATAATCAAAATTAA